A DNA window from Hordeum vulgare subsp. vulgare chromosome 1H, MorexV3_pseudomolecules_assembly, whole genome shotgun sequence contains the following coding sequences:
- the LOC123446485 gene encoding uncharacterized protein At5g49945: MAAPSWIRLPRATIILLLLALHLSLSLAAQFEGFDSDELPSSAAGDVASSDDDDEGLDLDLPPPPPISLSVSAPSPPVTTTTTAANPSLNPNPATTPPNPTPSLDFWDEDEFEGIPVPEAAVSGDSSAPAESAPSDPSAEEAAEAAPATPRGPAELIRAFAVEIACVSFLICFVLNYFTGKRQNEAIALAWATKFATRDSIFDKNFSLLGTGDGKDTPLLLKEGQDVFKFYASGRRFCQGVLATMEMRARHDLLTKLLELVFPRKDTITFEVVMNEEAMDHVMVAVARKKAAKGMQKEERDLQKFASVLASAPAGKKWVADELSVVAESKEVAGDMITEAVLDQVLGEKAFEKMGKWFISLHFSDQLAGSYKKVLSFKFVLPDANNMADMTKLVALVPFYIDLVGRYKLSSHARSKTDAARTKAAQEAFRELQGVRQETLLRKKAEKKKLMEEAEAKLSAEVLRKKEEKERNRQMKKGAPKVKMLRS; encoded by the exons ATGGCGGCGCCGAGCTGGATCCGGCTGCCACGCGCCACCATaatcctgctcctcctcgccctccacctctccctctccctcgccgccCAGTTCGAGGGGTTCGACTCCGACGAGctcccctcctccgccgccggcgACGTCGCGTCCtccgacgatgatgacgaggggCTCGACCTCGACCTCCCGCCCCCTCCGCCCATCTCCCTCTCCGTCTCCGCGCCTTCCCCTCCcgtgaccaccaccaccactgccgCAAACCCTAGCCTTAACCCCAACCCCGCGACCACGCCCCCGAATCCCACCCCCTCGCTCGATTTCTGGGACGAGGACGAGTTCGAGGGCATCCCTGTCCCGGAAGCGGCGGTCTCCGGCGACTCCTCCGCGCCGGCCGAGTCCGCCCCGTCAGATCCCTCTGCTGAGGAAGCGGCCGAGGCGGCGCCGGCCACGCCGAGGGGCCCGGCGGAGCTCATCCGCGCGTTCGCCGTCGAGATCGCGTGCGTCAGCTTCCTGATCTGCTTCGTGCTCAACTACTTCACTGGGAAGCGGCAGAACGAGGCGATCGCCCTCGCCTGGGCCACCAAGTTCGCCACCAGAGACTCCATCTTCGACAAGAACTTCAGTCTCCTTGGCACCGGCGACGGGAAGGAtacacctctcctcctcaaggaaGGACAGGACGTGTTCAAGTTCTACGCCAGCGGCAGGCGGTTCTGCCAGGGGGTGCTCGCCACCATGGAGATGCGTGCGCGGCATGACCTGCTGACAAAGCTGCTGGAGCTCGTCTTCCCCAGGAAGGATACcatcacgttcgaggtggtgatGAACGAGGAAGCCATGGACCACGTGATGGTGGCCGTGGCTaggaagaaggcggccaaggggatgcagaaggaggagagggatctGCAGAAGTTTGCCTCTGTTCTCGCTTCTGCACCTGCTGGGAAGAAGTGGGTTGCAGATGAGCTTTCAGTGGTTGCTGAGTCAAAGGAGGTTGCTGGGGATATGATCACTGAGGCTGTGCTGGATCAG GTGCTTGGTGAGAAAGCATTCGAGAAAATGGGAAAGTGGTTCATCTCACTTCATTTTTCAGATCAATTGGCAGGCTCTTACAAGAAAGTCCTCTCGTTCAAGTTTGTGCTGCCAGATGCAAACAACATGGCTGATATGACAAAATTAGTTGCTCTTGTGCCATTCTACATTGATTTGGTTGGACGTTACAAGCTGAGCTCACAT GCACGCTCGAAAACTGATGCTGCTAGGACAAAGGCTGCCCAGGAGGCTTTCAGGGAGCTTCAGGGTGTGAGGCAGGAAACCCTGCTGAGGAAAAAGGCTGAAAAGAAAAAGCTTATGGAAGAGGCAGAGGCCAAACTGAGCGCCGAGGTACTccggaagaaagaggagaaagaaCGGAATCGGCAGATGAAGAAGGGGGCGCCCAAAGTTAAAATGCTGCGGTCTTAA